One Loxodonta africana isolate mLoxAfr1 chromosome 15, mLoxAfr1.hap2, whole genome shotgun sequence genomic window carries:
- the MRPL35 gene encoding large ribosomal subunit protein bL35m — translation MAAAIFCSVVRSASGILRPLGIVASSTYQNCAKNACLISALSTRHFSRIQIPVVTFAPRLPTSAGNLMCGHTTTILNRVAPLLPNILKLPVRTVTYFSSRKGKRKTVKAVVYRFLRLHSGLWLRRKAGYKKKLWKKTPARKRRLREFVFCNKTQSKLLDKMTTSFWKRRNWYANDPYQMYHDRTNLKV, via the exons ATGGCGGCCGCTATCTTTTGTAGTGTCGTGAGAAGTGCATCAG GAATCTTACGGCCCCTGGGTATTGTGGCATCTTCAACCTATCAAAACTGTGCCAAGAATGCCTGTCTTATTTCTGCCTTGTCCACCCGGCATTTTAGTCGTATCCAAATACCAGTTGTTACCTTTGCTCCCAGACTTCCTACATCTGCTGGAAACCTGATGTGTGGGCATACCACAACTATCCTTAACAG agtgGCCCCATTGCTTCCTAATATCCTGAAGCTACCAGTCAGAACTGTAACATACTTCAgttcaagaaaaggaaagagaaagaccgTGAAAGCTGTCGTCTATAGGTTTCTCCGACTTCATTCTGGCCTTTGGCTAAGGAGAAAG GCTGGCTATAAGAAAAAACTATGGAAAAAGACACCTGCAAGGAAGAGACGCTTGAGGGAATTTGTGTTCTGCAATAAAACCCAGAGTAAACTCTTAGATAAAATGACAACGTCTTTCTGGAAGAGGCGAAACTGGTATGCTAATGATCCTTATCAGATGTACCATGATCGCACAAACCTGAAAGTATAG